The sequence ACATTATCCCAAGCCACAGCACCTGCACCATAAAACACAGCTTGGCCTTTCCATAAAAAAGCTCTACAAATAGCTTCTATGGACTTCAAAATTCTTTTGGGCATGATTATGATTTGGCTCCAGTAAGCCTGAATAGCAATCAGTACAGAGTTGATTAGTGTTATTCTCCCCGCAAATGAAAGATTCCTTGAGCTCCAGGTTCTAATTCTTGCTGTCATCTTATCGACCAAGGTCTCACTTTCTTTCCTGGAAATCTTCTTAGCACAAATTGGAACTCCCAGGTAAGTGAAAGGGAGATCATGTCTCATGAAGCCTGATAATTGCCTGATCTTGTTCACACATTCTTCCTGCATATTACTACAGTAAATAGCAGTTTTAGATGCATTAGGGTGTAATCCAGAAGTTAAAGAGAAGAGCTTCAAAGTTTGTAACATGTAAACTACACTCTTGAAGTCTCCATGACTAAAGAGAAGAACATCATCTGCAAAAGCAAGATGATTTAATTTGAGGTTTGAACATCTTTCATGAAATTGGAAGTCCTCTTTATCTGCAATCTTCCCCATTAGTCTCGAGAAATATTCCATACCGATCACAAATAATAATGGGGACATGGGGTCTCCTTGTCTAAGCCTTCTCCTAGATTCAAAGAAACCATGTAATGTTCCATTAAACATAAGAGAGAACTTTGGAGTAGAGACACAGTTCATTATGATCCTGATGAACTTATTTGGGAAGTGAAGCCCAGTTAGAACCTCCTCTAggaactcccactcaacagtatcATAGGCTTTCTGAAGGTCAAGTTTTATCATACAGCTTGGCTTGTTTGCTTTCCTGTGATAGTGCCTCACCAAGTCCTGGCAGATCATGATATTATGTCCTATGAATCTTCCTTTAATAAACCCTCCTTGTGAGTGAAAGATTATGTCAGGAAGGATAGTACTGATTCTAGAACTCAATAGCTTGGTTGCAATCTTGTAAATAACATTGCAACAAGCAATTGGTCTAAAATCTTTAACAGAGTTAGGACATTTGCATTTAGGAACCAAAGTAATAATCGTAGAATTAATTTCTTTGAGAATATTACCTGATTCCAAGAATGCTATCACTGCCTCACTTATATCTTCCCCAATAAGCTCCCAGTTGTCTTGAAAAAAACTGCTAGAGAAACCATCCGGTCCTGGTGATTTATTTCCAGGAATGCTAAAGACTGCTTTCTTCACTTCATCTCTTGTAAACTCCTTCATAAGACCATCAGACTGCTCATTAGAAAGAATCGGACCTCTGGCCAAAATCCTGAAATCTACCTTCCTTCTTTGCTTCATTGTTGTCCCAAGTAGACCCTGATAGTACTCCAGGAAAGCCTCTGTAATCATCTCAGGTTCATGGACTCTTCTAccatataatttctcaattgatAGTATCCGATTTTGTCTCAATCTTTGTCTAATACAAGCATGGAATAGAGCGGAGTTGCAGTCACCCTGCTATATCCAATCAACTTTGGACTTCTGCTGCAAGAATGAGTTATAATCTCCTTGAACTTTAATCATTTTTCCTCGGGCTTCTTTCTCTAACATGTGCAAGTTGCTGTCCAGTGGGCTTTTTTGAAGCTGGTTCTGAATGCAGTCTAGATTGATTTTAGCTCTAGTTATCGAGGTCTGCAAATCCATAAATCcctctttatttatttctttaagtCTCACTTTGAACTGTTTCATCTTTGTCACAACCTGAAACATTTTAGGGCCATTAACTGATTGCCTCCATATCTCCCTCAGATCAGATTCATATCTAGGGTGTGACTTCCACATCTTGAAATATTTGCATGGCTTTTTCCCACAAATTACATTAGGGTATAAAGTCAATAAGCTAGGTGTGTGATCAAAAATACCTTCATTGAGAAATACAGCTTCAGCAGATTCATATTTATTGATCCATGTTTGATTGGCCATAATTCTGTCGATCTTTGAATAAATTCTATCATCTCCATGTTGCTTATTTGACCATGTATAAAAACTTCCACTTGCTTTGACATCTTCCACTTGACATTCATTCACACATTGTAAAAATTCTGTATCAAGATGAGTTTTGACCCTCTGGCCGATCCTCTCATCTTTGGCAAGAATATCATTGAAGTCTCCCATCCAAAGCCAATGCTCATTCGTTTTCAGCTCACACAAATCCCTCCATAGTACTTTCCTTTCATTTCGGTTGTTTGAAGCATAAACCACAGTCACCAGACTATCAAACCCTTCAATTGTTGTCAACTTCAAATGCATTAGTTGGCTAGTACATTTGAGGATGTCAACATTGAATCTTCCTGGATTCCAGGCAATGACAATCTTGCCTCCTGCATGCCATGCTATATTAGATGAGAAGCACCAATTTGCAAAAACATTCAAGTATAAGGCTCCAAGTTTCGGAGCCTTAACTCTTGTTTTGAGAAGCCCAACAAAATCAACTTTCTGAAAAATTGATAAATTGCTTTATCAACTGTTGCTTGTGTTGACTATTGGCTCCCCGAACATTCCAACATACTAGCTTATCCATTAGATAGAGAGGGTTCTCTCCCCCCCCCCTCTAGTCTTATGCCAAGCTAAGTCATGATCTTGCACCCCTATTTCACCCatctcttcctcttcttctagCACCTGAAAAGTATTCTTCACTTCTGTATTGTCATTTTGCCTATAACCCGATTTCATACCCTATGTTTCCAATCGGCTGCCACTTACCAGTTTCCCCTGCACTTTAGTGAATCCCTCATCATCAACTTGTGGTAGTTTCCTATTGATCTTGTTTAACTTTCCACAATTGAGTCACTACAACCTTCTTTTTACAATCGGTAGTAGCATGCCCAACCCCAGAACAATGGGAACAAGATATAGGCTTCCATTCATACTTAATCCCAACTGATGTATTCAAGCCGAATtcattttcaaattctaacaaATCTGGCAGTTGTTGATCCATTAGAACTTCTACAAGAACTCTCGGATAGTTCAACCTCTCTCTTTCCTTAGTGACATTATCCACAAGAATCGGTTTTCCAATCTGAGTAACAATCTTAAAAAGTGATTTCTGGCCCCAATATTTCAGCTCCAATTCCTCCAATTGCACCCAAACAGGAACCTTCTTTACATCTTCCTTTTTATAGTTCTCATTCGGGTCCCAAGCTTTCATGATTACTGGTCTTCTATTGAAGAAGATATAGCCCCCATTTAGAACCTGGTCTCTGTCCTCAAGTGAATGAAACCGAATGATAAAAATTCCATACGACAGTAATTTCACTCTATTAACCTTCCCTTTCCAGATTCTGTGTGCAAATCCATCTAAAATATGGAGTGGAGGATTCACTCCTAACACATAACAAACTATGGAAGGCTTCCAAAACTGAATTTCATCTTCTATGTCATCCATAGTAATCCTTACTTTGTTCTCATTCTGCTTAGTACATTCAAATGaattttccaaatttctaaCAACAGATGTTGATCGCAAAACAGGAGGAATAGAATTCTTACCAGCTGGGATTTCGCTATTGCATCGACTGTTAGCTTGCATAAAATGGGAGAAATCACTGCGTACATCCTCTTGTCTCCTAATCGCATCCAGAGACGACTTCAGAGAAAGAGGCTGAAAAATGCCCTGAAGAACAGGGCCATCATCGATCGCAGCTTCCTCATCCGTAAGCTCCAAAGCTTCAACTTCAGTAATCTTTTCCATCGAACCAGCATGAACCGCTTCATCAATCGCCTTCTTGCCTCTCTTCTTTGAAATTTTCATAGCAGATCTAGGTTTTCAATGATTCTTGGATCTTGTTCTTGCCATAGCCCCAGCCGTACAGCTGCAAGAGCAAAAATCAGAGAAAATTTACAAGTTTTTGTCTTAAAGTCTTGATAGTTTAACATGATGGTTGTACAAACTCTAAGGGGAGGCTTAACTGATTAAGGCGATCCAATGGTGACAGATCTGAACATGCAAACTCCTAGAAACATGAGAGGACCACCAAGGATAAACCCTTGACAAATTAATACACAACCACCAACTGTAGGCCATGGAGTGACTTCTCCTCTAATTGGGTTCACACGAGGCATACACGAAACTAGGAATACCAGTACAGCGGTCGACCAAACCACTCCTAGCATTGAGATCCTATCCACCAATAACACTCAAAGGCCTGTTGGAGAAGATACTAAACTTTAAAACCTGCGAGATGCGCTTGGGCTTATGCAGGGTGATAACACCACTTTGCACCATGATTAGGAGGATCTCCTAACATCTATCAACCTTGCCTTTGACGAGCAAAGACATCAATTCATAGAATGGAGGGATCGGGAAATTGAAGTCATGAGAGCTCAACAAGCAGCCATTGATAATCATTCAAGGTAGGCCATTGTGTTGATCAGAAGGGCCTACCAGATTACCAGTTAGCAACTAATGACTGATTCTAGTATCCCCCTAAGCGGCTCAGAAGGGTATATAGCTGATCATACACACAGACTCATAATGGCCAGCCGTCCAATCTAAGGCCACAATTACAATTTGTGGGCCAAATGGTGGATAGCCAAATCCTACCAGACTACCCCCTAGGAAGAGGTACTCAACCAAGTAGGTCAAACACCAAGACCACTTGTGCATCGATGTTTAATTAGCTAGGCACCGCGCATGACCTCAGAAATGATCTAAATTGTAGATGGGGACTAGACGGGCAAAAAATTCCACTAACCATCTAGCCAAATTATTATGTCCAAGATCCAGTTCAAAGAGATCTCAATGTGACACACGTCCATCAGCAGGCTGTCCAAGTTCATCCAGTTGTGCAAGCATAAATAGATCAACTTAAAACATGGTACAAGGTTTGACTGACCCAAAACTCATTGACCTCGAACTCGACCGGGCAAGAGGATCACCCTTTTCACCTAAAATTGATGCTCTTAATCTACCCCTAAAGTTTAAATGCTAGTATGGAAGGTGTACACGGAAAAGAAGATCCTTTATctcatttgaaataatttaaGATGAAAATGGATTTGTAGGGGGTAAGAAGTAATGTACGGTGCAAAATTTTTTTGGCCACACTAGCAGAGCCCACCTAACAATGGTATTTCCAATTTCCTTCAGGAAAGTTTAATTCATGGATTTCTTTCTCATTTGAATTCAATGCATAGTTTTCCTCCTCTCATTAGTTCTCTTCACACCTAGAAGACTTTGTAGAAGTGAAACAAAATTCTAGGAGAACCTCTGAGAGCCAATATCAGCAAGTTCGTGACTGAAGCAACAAAAGTTAAGGTGCTAACTGAGGAGAGAAGATTAGCAACCATACTGGGGGCATTGAATCTCTGGGAGAACTCTATTATAGCCACAGGTTGTAGCTTCCGACACACCTCTTACAAGACTGCCCAATAACCCCGAGGTAAGGAATAAGCAGTTACGCCAAAAGATGCAGTTAATACAGCCCCCTGCAATTCCCAAGGTAAAATAGATAGACAGGAAGTGGAGGAGCATCATTAGTACCATCATACTTGCCGACCATCGATGAACTGATGAGATTCGAGCACGTGAGCTTTGACCCCACCTTCCTTGACTATTCTATTTATGGTATGGTACGTCTTCCTATTCAATTAAGGAAAAAACGGCCTCTTGCATCTCGCTATTCTTCAGTGAAAAGGAAAAACCTAATTCCATCTTGCCCCTTAAATTCATGGGAAATGATGCCCTTTTTGGTTAATGAACAGAATCAAAGCCAATTTTTAAAGGAACCTCAATCAAGGAAGCTGATACATCAGCCTGATATTGCCCATTTATTCGATCTTTCATCGGGGCAGCAGGAACAGAAAATGAAGAGATCAAGACTCAGTCCTAAACTCTAGAAGCGAACGGATGCCCTCTTCTAGCTCGAGCTCACAGACCTCTCTTAGTCAATTCCAAATGGAACTAAAAAAAGATTACTCCTTTCGGATGATTCAATGCTCTCTTCAACTGGTGAGTTTAGCCTTGTTAGTGCTCTCAGAAACCAGGTCAATTAGGTCTAGATCGGCTCACTGAACACTTTCCCAATTGAAATGAATTAAAAATTCGAGACATGAGACTCGAATTGAGGATCAACCCCCTTCCTTTAGGCTAGTTCAGCAAAAGGATATCAAAAGATTAATTGTGGGATCGATGGCTGAATTTTTGGACTGAGCAAATGGATTCATAAAGCTCAAAGCAGTAGTACAACGTGTGGATACAGTGGgacaaaacaaaaatcaatagcACACCACTACAGTCAGTGCATCCGCCTAGAATTCATAGCATCCCAGTAGTTTGAATCTAAATGAAAAGAGGTCTAACAACGACAACAGATAGGCCAatggaaagaaaagaaagtttaatGGCAACTTCAAACGAAATCCCAGAGAGAATGCCTCAAAATTTACTGCTTTCTCAGTCCTAACAGATGGCAATCTATGCAACTACCCAGTCTATGGTGTCGTACAAGAAACATCTCCCATGAAAAAGACATGAGCAAAAGAGATACAAGTAAGTTCTGTCATTTTCATGTAGACTACGACATTACACATATGAATGTAACAATTTAAAGTCGGAGATTAAGTTCCTAATTAGGAAAAATAACCCGCACTTGTAAAAGTATGTCAAGGACAATCAAGACCAAAGGGCTGCCCAAACAAATAATGACCAGAACATGTTGATGCCTCCACCAATAGATAGGCATCTTCAAGTTATCATTGGAGTTCCAAACCTGGCTggagattcgggcaaagctAGAGAAAAGTACGCCCAAGACTTGCAGTATGAACAAAATAATGCAATCCTAGCCGTAGAGGAAAGAAAACCTAAAATACCACGTGTTGGAAAACCAATAATAACATTCTCCGAAGTAGATGCCATCCACGTCATTTTCCAACACAATGACCCTTTGGTTGTTGAGGTGTAGATTGCACATAAAATGGTGGCATGGACTATAATAGACAATAGAGCTTCCTCAAATATCCTGTTTAAGACAAcatatgaaaagatggggctccaacttAAAGATTTGATTCCTTGCACTCAGGTAGTCTATGGGTTCTCTGGCCAGAGGGTAGCACCACTTGGATAAATTATCCTACCACTCACAGTTGGGCAAGCTCCAAAGAGCATAACTATAATGGCATAGTTCTTCGTGATCAATGTCCCTTCAGATTTTAAAATAATGTTAGACTGATAAGCCCTATATGACTTAAAAGTTTTCACATCGGTGTACCACCTGTGTGTTAAGTTCCCAACTAAAAGTGGAGTATGCTGTCTAAAGGGAAATTAAAGGATTGCACAGGAATACTACAACCTTGCTCTATCTACGATCAAAAAGGAAAATACTTCCGGCCAGAGTTCAGAGAAAGGGAAGGGCATTGCCCAATAGGAATTTGCTCAAGGTAGGGACGAAGACATGGATCCCCAACATAGCGAACCAAATGCAAATGTTGGGCCTATAGAAGAGTTAGAAGAAGTGGACGTCAATCCAGCCATCCTGATTAGGAAGCTCAAAATCGGTAAAGGTTTGCTGCTCAAAATAAAATTAGCCttaataaaatttctaagagaAAACCTTGATGTTTTTCCTGGTCACATGAGGATATGGTTGGTATTGACCACACTGTCATGTCTCACACCCTAAATATTGATCCAGACTTCCATCCTGTCAAGTAGAagagaagatttttttttttgataaatcagcAAGTTGTATTAATAATCCACAAATCTTTTGTACAATCATTTACAAGATGAGTATCTTTAAGTCAAAGACCTCATATACAAACATCACAAACATCACAAACACCACACTTTCCTctctttcctttctttttttttttacaaagaaTGAAACCAATCTCTATCATGGAGATCAATCTTTTGAGGCCAACACAATTCTATTCTATGTTTTACACTTTTGACTCTTTGTACAATTGCTTCTTTACTTTCTAGATGATTATTCCATATTTGGTCATTTCTAGCATGCCAAATGGAGTAAACCAAGCAAGCTACAGCAGCTGCCATGGTTTTCTTCTTCAACTTGCTGATTTTTGCCTTATGAATCCACTTGAGTAGTTGAGGGAGGCTGCTGGTTTGTGCGCCCCATGACAGCCACCTCTTCACCTGCTGAAGACAATATTCAGTAAACAAATAGCTGAAAAAAAGGTGCTCAAGTGTCTCGGGTTGTAACTGACAAAGGCTCCACATTGGGTTGTCAACAGAGATGCTGAACCGCTGCAACCTATCCTTGGTTTTGAGACGATTTTGAACAGCCAACCAAAGAATAAAACTATGCTTTGGTGTGTTAAATCGCCCCCAAACCTCATTACTCCATGCAACTCGGTTCTGTACAGGACAAATCAATTTATAACCATctgaaattttgtatttctcACGGGCAAACTGTTGTACATCTACAAGGTCTTTGATTTGGTTCTTGGCTGCAACTATTTTCTTCCAATACCAACTCCCCTGACTTGGTGACTGATACTCCCACCAATTCTCTTCTTTGATATACACTGCATGCACCCATTTGACCCAAAGGTTATCCTCCTTGTTTGCCAAAGCCCAAACGTACTTGAAGAGCGCTGCTGAATTCCATTCAGCAGTTCTCTTGATACCCGAGCCCCCTGCAATCTTGGCTTGGCAAACATTCTCCCATGCCACTAGTCCTGCTCCCTGCATCATATATTGGCCTTTCCAAAGAAAGGCTCTACAAATAGATTCAAGCTCACGGATTACCTGTTTTGGTAGTCTGAGGATCTGGCACCAATAAGAATGTATTGCGGTAAGAACTGAATTGATGAGTACAACTCTTCCCGCAAAAGAGATATGTCTGGTGCTCCAAGATCGAATTCTTGCAGTCATCTTTTCTGTCAACACTGTACATTCTTGCTTTGTAATTCTTTTGCAACATATAGGTATACCCAAATATCTGAATGGTGTCTATTGTTTCGAGAACCCAGAAGCCTCCAAAATTCTAGTGATATCAGATTCAGGCATGTTGCTGCAATAAATTGCAGATTTTGCCTTGTTGGGTTGCAAACCAGATGATGCTGAAAAGAGTTTCAATCCTTGTAGCAAAAGGATGATGCTTTTGTAATCGCCTCGACAGAAAAGTAGAACATCATCAGCAAAGCTCAAGTGATTGAGCTTTAAGGCATCACATCTATCATGGAAAGCAAAATCTCTCTTATCTCCTACTCTTTTCAGGATTCGGGATAAGTATTCCATgccaataacaaataataaaggTGAGAGGGGATCACCTTGTCTTAATCCTCTCTTTGATTCAAAGAATCCATGAAGAGATCCattgaagaaaagagagaatttcgaagtTTTGACACAGTTCATTACAAGAGTAATGAATTTTTTAGGAAAGGCTAGACCCCTTAGCATCTCCTCAATGAAATCCCATTCTATTGTGTCATAAGCTTTTTGCAAGTCAACTTTGATCATGCAATTAGCCTTTGATGATTTCCTTCCATGATGCCTTACCAAGTCTTGGCATATCATGATGTTGTGCGCAATGAATCTACCTTTTACAAATCCCCCCTGATTTTGTGTCACAATAGTAGGAAGGATATCCTTGAGTCTAGAGCAAAGAACCTTTGTGGCTACTTTATAAACCACATTGCAGCATGCAATGGGCCTATAATCACTTGGTGTATTGGGACATTTCACTTTAGGGATGATTGTAAGGGCCGTCGAATTGATCTCCTTGAGAATCTTGCCTGAGTGAAGGAAGGATCTCACTGCATCACAGACATCACTTCCAAGTAACTCCCAGTTATCTTGAAAGAAGAAACTGGAGTATCCATCAGGGCCCAGTGCTTTGGATCCCGGAATAGCAAACATAGCATTCTTGATCTCTGCATCTGTAATGGGAGCCATGAGAGCTAAGTTTTATTGAGTCGAGACTATAGGCCCTTTATTGAGCACTTGGCCTATTACTTTCCTTCTATTCATCATCTTTGTACCAAGTAGTTGCTGATAGTAATCCAAGAATACCTCAGTAATCTTCCCGGGGTCATCTACTCTAGTGCCTTGTGCATCCACAATAGATAGGATTCTATTTTGGTTATTTCTGGCTTTGAGACTTGCATGGAATACTGCTGTGTTGTCATCACCATCTCTTGTCCAGCTGGTTTTTGCCTTTTGGTGGAGAAAAGATTGGTAATTCTTGTGAGCTTGAGTGAAAGTTACCCTGGCATTCAATTCTTCCTGCTGCAATACCGGGTTTAGGGGGTCTAGTAGCAGTGTTTCTTGACAGCATTTCAGTTCTTTATCTGCTAAAATAGATGTTGCATGTAAATCTGTGAAGCCCTCTTGGTTGATCTGCTTGAAAACCGGTTTTAGGGCCTTTAATTTAGCAACAACCTGGTACATTTTTGTACCAGAAAAATGCTGCTGCCAAATGTGTTGTACTCGGTTTTCATATTCCAGGTGAGAAGACCACATCTTAAAATAACGAAAAGGCTTCTTCCCATTCCGATTAGGCTGATGAAAAGTTACTAAAGCAGGTGAGTGATCAAAAATTCCCTCATTTAGGAAAATCGCTTCAGCTCCCAACCATAAATCCATCCACTTTGGATTCGCCATTACTCTGTCCAGCTTTGAATAAATTCCATCTTTGCCTTGCTAATTATTGCACCATGTAAAAAACTTGCCACTACTCTTTATGTCTTCCAAATGACAGTACAAAATACAATCTTTGAAAGCATGGGAGTTGAGACTTTGAACTCTGCTTCCAACTCTTTCTTCTTGCTCCAATACATCATTGAAATCTCCCAACACTACCCAAGGATCATGAGTAGCAATGGCCATTAAGTCCTGCCATAAAACCTTTCTACCCTCCTCATcattaaaagcataaacaaatgTGACAAGACAATTCATACCATCTGAAGTAGACACTTGAAGATGAATCAATTGGCTTGTACATTTGAGTATGTTGATGCAAAAAGTATTCGGGTTCCAAGCAACCACCATTCTACCTCCTTTATGCCATGCAATATTACTAGTGAAACACCAAACATTAAAAATATTAGAGTACAAGGTTCCAAGTTTTGGCGCCTTGACTCTTATCTCGAGGAGACCAACAAGACCCACATTATGTGAATAAATCAATTGCTTGATTAAACTTTGTTTATGGGAATTATTAACTCCTCGGACATTCCAAGCTAATATTCTATCCATTTAAAATGGGAGGCTCTCCCCCTCCTCCTGTATTAGCTTGATGTGCAATTGGTGTGTCACTCACTTGCGTCTCCACTGCCAAATGTTCCTGTAATGGTTCAAAAGAGTTCAAAGTGCTGGTATTATTTTGCTTCTTTGTCCCTTTATTTTTCCAGCCATTAGTAATCGGTTTGAACCCTTCAGAATCCCTACTAATAACCTTTCCAGCACACTGATCAATATTAAGAGCATCAGTAGCTATATTAGCATTTCCTTCTACCTGTTTCGAACACATATCAGCTCCCAAATCTGCCATAATCCCCGAGGTTAGAGCAGCATTTTGCACCCCTGTCATGCCTTTGACAACCCACTATTTCCCTTGCAAATTCGATTTCTTCTTACATTCATCTGTAGTGTGTCCCAAACCATTGCAATTCTCGCACATTGTTGGCTTCCATTCATACTTAATACCCACTGCAGCAGTGTAACCATACTCATTCTCAAATTTAATAGTTGTTGGCAGTTCTTGTTCCAAAGAAACTTCTATGAGAACTCTAGGGAAATTAAGCTTTTGTCTTTGCTTGGTAACTTCATCAACCATAATAGATTCACCAATTTGTCCCACAATCTTGAACAAGGTCTTTTGTCCCCAATATTTCAGGTCCAGATCTTCAATTTGAATCCAAATGGGAACCTTGCAAATATCTCCTTTCCTGAAATTAGTGTCTGGATCCCACGCCTTCATGATCACAGGCCGCTTATTGAAAAAAGTGTACCCTCCATGAAGAATACTATCCCTAAATTCAACAGAAGAGAACCTGATCAGGAAGATACCATAAGAAATGAGTCCAACCTTGTCCACATTCTCCTTCCAAATTCGCCTAGCAAATCCCTCAAGAACTTCCAATGGTGGATTGGCACCCAAAACATAACAAAGAATAGCTGAATTCCAATAGGATATCTCTTCCTCAATATCATCCCTTGTAATTTTCACTGTTAATTCCTCACTGCCAGTTTTCTCAATGTTCTGAAAAGAATTATCTAAGCATCTAACCACAGAACCAGAACGAAGAATAGGGGGTACAGGGGAGTTACCTTGCGATAAAGCCCTGCTGCACGATTTATTTGCTTCCAAGAATTGAGCAAAATCATTTCGCACATCGTCTTGGCGCTTCAGTTCTCGCAAGGATGCACGAGGAGAGAGGGCCTGGAAAGCTTCGGGGTCTGGTTCAGGAGTATCCTCCTCATCAGTGAAAACGATGGGTTCAATCCTTAAAATTTCATCCATTGATTTAGTTTTCTTTGCATCACTCGACGAAGTCGGTCCACGCTTCTTCAACGCCTTGGTAATTTTAGTTGCAGAAAGATGCTTTCCATGATTCTTGGATCTCGTTCGTGCCATGGCGCCAGCTCAGGAGCTGAGAGAGCAGGAACCAGAGAAAGCAATaagtagaagagaagattacttGACAAAGAATGTGTACATGCACTAAAAGAAGAGGTAGAAAGGCTCCACACAAACAAGTTCATTATTGAATCTTTCTACCCGGCTTGGGTAGCCAAC is a genomic window of Cannabis sativa cultivar Pink pepper isolate KNU-18-1 chromosome 9, ASM2916894v1, whole genome shotgun sequence containing:
- the LOC133031282 gene encoding uncharacterized protein LOC133031282 translates to MKSGYRQNDNTEVKNTFQVLEEEEEMGEIGKVDFVGLLKTRVKAPKLGALYLNVFANWCFSSNIAWHAGGKIVIAWNPGRFNVDILKCTSQLMHLKLTTIEGFDSLVTVVYASNNRNERKVLWRDLCELKTNEHWLWMGDFNDILAKDERIGQRVKTHLDTEFLQCVNECQVEDVKASGSFYTWSNKQHGDDRIYSKIDRIMANQTWINKYESAEAVFLNEGIFDHTPSLLTLYPNVICGKKPCKYFKMWKSHPRYESDLREIWRQSVNGPKMFQVVTKMKQFKVRLKEINKEGFMDLQTSITRAKINLDCIQNQLQKSPLDSNLHMLEKEARGKMIKVQGDYNSFLQQKSKVDWI